From Vibrio splendidus, a single genomic window includes:
- a CDS encoding IS3 family transposase (programmed frameshift) translates to MTKRQRRTFSTEFKIDAASLILDQGYSIPEAANSMGVGETALRRWVDQLKVERGGMTPTTKALTPEQKKIQELEARINRLEREKSILKKGHRSLNVGRTRTFSLIDKLREHESVKMLCELFNVASSCYYEFKQRKPDASRIRLASQIKELFNMSRGSAGSRTLVSMLSEKGIKAGRFKVRQIMREADLMSKQPGSHRYRHAKAERLDIPNLLKREFSVSTPNRVWCGDITYIWSGSKWTYLAVVLDLFSRRVVGWSLSDKPDTELVSKALEMAWEQRGCPKNVMFHSDQGCQYSSRKYRQRLWRYRITQSMSRRGNCWDNAPMERLFRSLKTEWIPATGYLTQAQAKKDISHYLMSYYNRQRPHQANDGLSPVNAENRLKSVSGIC, encoded by the exons ATGACAAAACGACAACGACGTACATTTTCTACTGAGTTCAAAATAGATGCTGCAAGTTTGATTCTTGATCAAGGGTACTCCATACCTGAAGCCGCTAACTCTATGGGCGTAGGTGAAACGGCTTTACGGCGATGGGTCGACCAACTCAAAGTTGAGCGAGGAGGGATGACTCCAACGACTAAAGCCCTCACGCCTGAGCAAAAGAAAATCCAAGAGTTAGAAGCCCGGATTAACCGGCTAGAACGAGAAAAATCCATATTAAAAAAAG GCCACCGCTCTCTTAATGTCGGACGAACTCGAACGTTCTCGTTAATAGACAAGTTGAGGGAGCACGAATCGGTCAAAATGCTTTGCGAACTGTTCAACGTAGCTTCGTCTTGTTACTACGAGTTTAAGCAACGCAAGCCGGATGCCAGTCGCATTCGTCTAGCTAGCCAAATTAAAGAACTCTTCAACATGAGTCGAGGCTCTGCTGGCAGTCGTACTCTTGTCTCAATGCTGAGCGAAAAAGGCATAAAAGCCGGACGATTCAAGGTTCGCCAGATAATGCGTGAAGCTGATTTAATGAGTAAACAGCCAGGTTCGCATCGATATAGACATGCAAAAGCAGAAAGGCTAGATATTCCAAATCTACTGAAGCGTGAGTTTTCTGTCAGTACTCCGAATCGTGTTTGGTGTGGCGATATTACTTATATTTGGTCAGGTTCGAAGTGGACCTATTTAGCGGTAGTGCTTGATCTATTTAGCCGACGCGTTGTGGGGTGGTCTTTATCCGATAAGCCCGATACCGAATTAGTATCTAAAGCTTTGGAGATGGCCTGGGAGCAACGAGGATGTCCGAAGAACGTGATGTTCCATTCAGATCAAGGCTGCCAATATAGCAGCCGTAAATATCGCCAAAGACTTTGGCGATATCGTATAACTCAAAGCATGAGTCGTCGTGGTAATTGTTGGGACAACGCTCCCATGGAGCGGCTATTTAGAAGCTTGAAAACCGAGTGGATACCAGCAACAGGTTACCTGACACAAGCTCAAGCTAAGAAAGACATCAGCCATTACCTGATGAGTTACTATAATCGGCAACGGCCTCACCAAGCAAATGATGGGCTGTCGCCAGTAAATGCCGAAAATCGGCTTAAGTCAGTGTCCGGAATTTGTTGA
- a CDS encoding DUF3732 domain-containing protein, producing MQIKTISVYSKERKRNDVSFSLGTLNILTGASKRGKSQLIEIIDYCLGSTECNVADGLITDTVSWYSVLFQFKDCQVYIARKAPEPGFRSSSKCDLRVGRQLAILSYDEINPSTNVAGVQEFLTRKMGISDYVTEVPEGNTRSSISISFKHSKTYIFQAQDELASKRILFHRQAEPFIPQSIKDTLPYFMGASGEDRLHDLEKLRKLKREKTRLKKKMKEVQQLKGEGLSKGRNFLAEAIGCRIADSNIQVDDGKLVSLLKGLLDISPSSSKHLEFNEDPLRQLELELEQLRDKKKVTRAKIDSISSYHDNLKTIDNEFNEQYLRLQSVNLFSRVNSGNVSFQECLGHVKNAIEDNSRKLSKDLEGLNRTKPKLNIALNELGNEDVNLAKEIKRVRKAIETLMKQKGKLAAARSLEYKQALVIGRVSLYLESLNWDSDTSQFESSIRLLEPKIEELEAKLNPSELKLKLESQLSNVAEDMTRWARDLGLEHSQYPIRLDPATLTVTAETPNGRTPLNRMGSGANWVGYHLVTYVALAKWFITQDRPVPNFIFFDQPTQVFFPSDITSSGRVSEIEADEDRKAVVDMFRWLSKVTQELAPALQIIVTDHADIDEEWFQSHTVTPKWRGEQALIPYSWVPEGYNEQVK from the coding sequence ATGCAAATAAAAACTATCAGCGTATACAGTAAAGAACGGAAAAGAAATGATGTCTCGTTTAGCCTAGGGACATTAAACATTCTAACTGGTGCTTCTAAACGTGGTAAATCTCAGCTAATTGAGATTATAGATTATTGCCTAGGGTCAACAGAATGTAATGTTGCCGATGGGCTTATTACTGATACTGTATCTTGGTATTCGGTGCTATTTCAGTTTAAGGACTGCCAAGTATATATCGCTCGAAAAGCTCCAGAGCCAGGGTTTCGCAGTAGCTCGAAATGTGATCTTAGGGTTGGTAGGCAGTTGGCTATTCTAAGCTACGATGAAATTAACCCTTCAACAAATGTTGCAGGTGTTCAAGAGTTTTTGACTAGAAAAATGGGTATATCTGACTATGTCACTGAAGTTCCAGAAGGTAATACTCGTTCTAGTATCTCAATTTCTTTCAAGCATTCGAAAACATATATATTTCAGGCTCAGGATGAATTAGCTTCGAAAAGGATTTTGTTCCATCGACAAGCTGAACCTTTCATTCCGCAATCAATAAAGGATACGTTGCCATATTTTATGGGGGCATCTGGAGAAGATCGGCTACATGACTTAGAAAAGTTAAGAAAACTAAAAAGAGAGAAAACTAGGTTAAAGAAAAAAATGAAAGAGGTTCAGCAACTTAAAGGTGAGGGGTTGAGTAAAGGTCGTAATTTTCTGGCTGAAGCGATTGGTTGCAGAATAGCTGATAGCAATATTCAGGTTGATGATGGAAAGTTGGTGAGTTTACTCAAAGGTCTTTTAGACATTTCACCATCTAGCAGTAAGCATTTAGAGTTTAACGAAGATCCTCTAAGGCAACTCGAGTTGGAACTAGAGCAGCTGAGGGATAAAAAGAAAGTTACGAGAGCAAAAATTGATTCTATATCGAGCTATCACGATAATCTGAAGACTATTGATAATGAATTTAACGAGCAATATTTAAGACTCCAGAGCGTCAACCTATTTTCAAGAGTTAACTCTGGGAATGTAAGCTTTCAAGAATGTTTGGGTCACGTAAAAAATGCAATTGAAGACAATTCTAGAAAGTTGAGTAAGGATTTAGAAGGGCTAAATAGGACAAAACCCAAATTAAATATTGCTCTGAACGAACTTGGAAATGAAGACGTCAATTTAGCCAAAGAAATCAAGAGAGTGAGAAAAGCAATTGAAACCTTGATGAAACAAAAAGGTAAGTTGGCAGCAGCGCGTTCTTTAGAGTACAAACAAGCATTAGTTATAGGCCGAGTGTCTTTATATTTGGAAAGTTTAAACTGGGATAGTGATACTAGCCAGTTTGAGAGTTCGATTAGGCTCTTAGAACCTAAAATTGAAGAGCTAGAAGCGAAGTTGAACCCTAGTGAACTGAAGTTAAAGTTAGAATCTCAATTGAGTAATGTTGCGGAGGATATGACACGTTGGGCAAGGGACTTAGGGCTTGAACATAGTCAATATCCTATTCGTTTAGATCCTGCCACATTAACCGTTACAGCTGAAACGCCTAATGGAAGAACTCCGCTAAATAGAATGGGAAGCGGGGCAAACTGGGTCGGTTATCATCTAGTAACTTATGTAGCATTGGCAAAATGGTTTATTACTCAGGATAGACCTGTTCCCAATTTCATTTTCTTTGATCAACCGACGCAAGTATTCTTTCCGTCAGACATTACCAGTTCAGGAAGAGTTTCGGAAATTGAAGCAGATGAAGATAGAAAAGCGGTAGTTGATATGTTTAGGTGGTTGTCAAAAGTCACTCAGGAACTCGCTCCTGCATTGCAAATTATCGTCACAGATCATGCTGATATTGATGAGGAGTGGTTTCAATCCCATACTGTTACGCCCAAGTGGCGAGGCGAGCAAGCTTTAATTCCATACAGTTGGGTGCCTGAAGGTTATAACGAACAAGTTAAGTAG
- a CDS encoding three component ABC system middle component has protein sequence MSNQSNLSNEEAALYNSAYLGFLLYSAIREYKFASGRNFSTNLAFILVPLAVNQILSTRLPKSTTTSLDKWVGENDGYLFLVPELVKGYVPSVIDAIEFLVLSGTISIDEDNCFVLMVDNLPKGPALFTKSSDMKEALRAAKHLGKWLSQVDSDVTIYTKFGVRP, from the coding sequence ATGAGTAATCAATCTAACTTATCTAACGAAGAAGCAGCACTATACAACTCAGCCTATCTCGGATTTTTACTTTATTCAGCTATTCGTGAATATAAATTCGCGTCAGGAAGAAATTTTAGTACGAATTTGGCTTTTATATTAGTCCCACTGGCTGTTAATCAAATCTTATCTACTAGATTACCTAAATCAACGACGACATCATTAGATAAGTGGGTTGGTGAAAATGACGGTTACCTTTTTCTCGTCCCCGAATTAGTCAAAGGATATGTCCCAAGTGTTATCGACGCTATAGAGTTCTTAGTGTTAAGTGGAACTATAAGTATTGATGAAGACAATTGTTTCGTGTTGATGGTAGATAACCTCCCTAAGGGCCCTGCACTATTTACAAAGAGCAGCGATATGAAAGAGGCTCTTAGAGCAGCCAAGCATTTAGGGAAATGGCTTTCTCAAGTTGATTCAGATGTAACGATATATACAAAATTTGGAGTTAGACCTTAA
- a CDS encoding ABC-three component system protein, translating into MTKSVFDATPSLLGYIYQVRYALLVGLQKAQYLPDIDDCTITIETIDDISTEINGNATDLIQTKYHISPGNLTNKSPDIWGTVRVWCEKVMSTSSSVVEYPILTLLTTETVASDSLAEVLSITPSLRNETKAFELMNEIASLGGNKANDVAYKAFLELEPVDQMKLISLIYVLPNAPDIQEVKDKVARHFRLCVPKEHIAEFTSRVEGKWFTWAIDAMTQHGANSIALTDLISFIENTGKEYSPTSLPIDYELLDIDEFFEGERSKDYITQLKFINANDVAIKTAIKNCVKARKQRSSWHRQGLLLPGELKRYEARLTDEWENHFGNITSFNISDTLMFQGASVYKACQSDGLVKIRSNLNADFVARGSYHMLSDERKIGWHPQFECMMFENSDNVGVKTDDE; encoded by the coding sequence ATGACTAAGAGTGTGTTTGATGCAACACCATCTCTATTAGGCTACATATATCAAGTTAGATACGCTTTGCTAGTCGGATTACAGAAAGCGCAATATTTACCTGATATCGATGATTGTACAATCACTATTGAAACCATTGACGATATTTCTACCGAAATAAACGGGAATGCGACTGATTTAATTCAAACTAAATATCATATTTCCCCGGGTAACTTGACGAATAAAAGCCCGGATATATGGGGTACTGTAAGAGTCTGGTGTGAAAAGGTAATGTCAACGTCTTCAAGTGTAGTGGAGTATCCCATTCTAACGTTATTAACAACGGAAACTGTTGCTAGTGATTCCCTTGCAGAAGTTCTGTCAATAACTCCTAGTTTAAGAAATGAGACCAAAGCATTTGAACTAATGAATGAGATTGCTAGTTTAGGAGGTAACAAAGCTAATGATGTTGCTTATAAAGCATTTTTGGAATTGGAACCCGTTGATCAAATGAAGTTGATCTCTCTAATCTATGTATTACCAAATGCTCCAGATATTCAAGAGGTAAAAGACAAGGTTGCTAGGCATTTTAGACTATGTGTTCCAAAAGAACATATAGCCGAGTTTACATCTAGAGTTGAAGGTAAATGGTTTACTTGGGCCATAGACGCAATGACTCAGCATGGAGCTAATTCAATCGCGTTAACAGATTTGATTTCATTTATTGAAAACACTGGAAAAGAATATTCACCGACGAGTCTCCCTATAGATTATGAATTATTGGATATCGACGAATTTTTTGAGGGTGAGAGAAGTAAGGACTATATAACTCAATTGAAGTTTATAAATGCTAATGATGTTGCGATAAAAACGGCCATTAAAAACTGTGTTAAAGCCAGGAAGCAGCGCTCAAGTTGGCATCGGCAGGGCTTGTTACTCCCAGGTGAGTTAAAGCGGTATGAGGCTAGACTTACAGATGAGTGGGAAAATCATTTCGGAAATATAACGTCGTTTAATATCTCTGATACATTAATGTTCCAAGGTGCAAGTGTTTATAAAGCCTGCCAGAGCGATGGTCTAGTCAAAATACGTTCAAATTTAAATGCTGATTTCGTGGCTAGAGGTTCTTATCATATGTTATCAGATGAGAGAAAAATTGGTTGGCACCCTCAGTTTGAATGCATGATGTTCGAAAATTCAGATAATGTAGGGGTAAAAACTGACGATGAGTAA
- a CDS encoding tyrosine-type recombinase/integrase, with amino-acid sequence MAITDAWLRATQGKPYKGQPEVTHRDGLGVRVSPKGKVTWVYRVTYLGKAIKMKLGEYPAMKMRDALREREKKAELVILGIDPRTAINPSDKALPSTVDDLIDYWVEHHGKDNVKQWQALEKMFRTDISPYLGQRQAKHLELTDYMPVFQKAKIRVSAKHSANLMSRFKQVLSYAVRHGLLKYNMLAEVKKTDVGAPTDTKKSKQTEAGVKALWKAIDDIGVHESNKNFLRLMMIFANRSNELRLAKKQDFDLEALVWTVPAENNKIRKKQGGAIRRAIPPLAEEVIRNQFAIYPNLEIMFPPVKVEDDRPMSENQPVEFGRKLADAIEAAGFLRTTNHDMRRTARNIWEAIEVPFHVAETMLGHKVHRGVESHYLDYDYLDEQKDAYYQWQRIIQMKSSGANHND; translated from the coding sequence ATGGCAATCACAGATGCTTGGCTAAGAGCCACACAAGGTAAGCCTTACAAAGGGCAACCCGAGGTCACCCATAGAGATGGCTTAGGCGTGCGTGTGAGCCCGAAAGGTAAAGTGACCTGGGTTTACCGCGTAACCTACCTAGGTAAAGCCATCAAAATGAAACTTGGTGAATACCCAGCGATGAAGATGCGAGATGCATTGCGCGAGCGAGAAAAGAAAGCTGAGCTCGTTATCTTAGGCATTGACCCAAGAACAGCCATCAACCCTTCAGACAAAGCCTTACCCAGCACCGTAGACGACTTAATCGACTATTGGGTTGAACACCACGGCAAAGACAACGTCAAGCAGTGGCAAGCACTAGAGAAGATGTTTAGAACAGACATCAGCCCATATTTAGGCCAACGCCAAGCCAAACACCTAGAACTGACCGATTACATGCCAGTATTTCAAAAAGCTAAGATTCGCGTGAGTGCAAAGCATTCAGCAAACCTCATGTCGCGCTTTAAACAAGTGCTGTCTTATGCCGTTCGCCATGGTTTACTCAAATACAACATGCTTGCAGAAGTAAAGAAAACCGATGTAGGTGCACCAACAGACACCAAAAAGAGCAAGCAGACAGAAGCTGGCGTTAAAGCACTATGGAAAGCTATTGACGACATAGGTGTGCATGAGAGCAACAAAAACTTCCTGCGCCTAATGATGATATTTGCCAATCGTAGTAATGAGTTGCGCTTAGCGAAGAAGCAAGACTTTGATTTAGAAGCACTAGTGTGGACAGTACCAGCAGAGAACAACAAGATCAGGAAAAAGCAGGGCGGGGCAATTCGACGCGCAATTCCGCCATTGGCAGAAGAAGTGATTCGAAATCAGTTCGCCATTTATCCTAATCTTGAAATCATGTTCCCACCGGTGAAAGTGGAAGACGACAGACCTATGTCTGAAAACCAACCTGTAGAGTTTGGCCGTAAGTTAGCTGATGCGATAGAGGCGGCAGGTTTTCTTAGAACAACTAATCACGATATGCGTAGAACGGCTCGCAATATATGGGAAGCGATTGAGGTTCCATTTCATGTAGCTGAAACCATGCTAGGCCATAAAGTACACCGTGGCGTAGAAAGCCACTATTTAGATTACGACTACTTAGATGAGCAGAAAGATGCCTACTATCAATGGCAAAGGATTATTCAAATGAAGAGTTCAGGAGCTAACCATAATGACTAA
- a CDS encoding sporulation protein — protein MFKKLKASLGIGAAKVDTVLDNIEVFQGGELSGNVHIVGGDVEQQIDLINLVLNTEVKVETEDSTSYETFSLGRIQAVEPFVIQPGETKLVPFRLKLNDETPVTALNAQMNQCHVWVETNLDIGFAIDPKDRDFISVHPLPTVAKIIQGVEASGMAMVKADVEKGFLKGNSFASRSGCYQEIEFRSGGFMNKKEIELSFIVEGSMVHCLAEIDRSMSFRGDQYISFSLPANAADSDIRNAVSRIMSA, from the coding sequence ATGTTTAAGAAATTAAAGGCTTCGTTGGGCATCGGTGCAGCAAAGGTTGATACTGTCTTAGATAATATTGAAGTTTTCCAAGGTGGAGAGTTGTCTGGCAATGTTCACATTGTTGGTGGTGACGTTGAGCAACAAATCGACCTGATCAACTTGGTTCTCAACACAGAAGTTAAAGTAGAAACAGAAGACAGCACCAGCTACGAAACCTTTTCACTGGGTCGTATTCAAGCCGTAGAGCCTTTCGTTATCCAACCGGGCGAAACCAAACTGGTTCCATTCCGACTTAAGTTAAATGATGAAACGCCAGTCACCGCGTTGAACGCACAAATGAACCAATGCCATGTGTGGGTTGAAACCAACCTAGATATAGGCTTCGCGATTGATCCTAAAGACCGCGACTTCATCTCCGTACACCCATTGCCAACAGTCGCTAAAATCATCCAAGGTGTCGAAGCATCGGGTATGGCAATGGTGAAAGCCGACGTAGAGAAGGGCTTCTTAAAAGGCAACAGCTTTGCTTCTCGTTCGGGCTGTTACCAAGAGATTGAATTTCGCAGTGGTGGTTTCATGAACAAAAAAGAGATAGAACTGTCATTCATTGTTGAAGGTTCAATGGTTCACTGCCTAGCAGAAATCGACCGCTCAATGAGCTTCCGCGGCGACCAATACATCTCATTCAGCTTACCTGCTAATGCCGCCGATTCAGATATTCGCAACGCAGTCTCAAGAATCATGAGTGCATAG
- the hutC gene encoding histidine utilization repressor, with amino-acid sequence MSKAPLYLQIKQFIDDNITSGHWPVGYQITTELELTEQFKVSRMTVNKAIRDLVSEGKLIRKPRLGTFVCEPDEKAQSPLLDINNIAQEIKDRGQTYASQVIKHKSIKADESTATRLGVMINAEVFYSEIIHFADKAPIQLEARWVNSQAAPKYLEQDFSTSTPNEYLSKSCPLSAIEHTVEAIIPDSQIRASLKLSESEPCLLLNRRTWSKERLISFALLYHPGSKYKLSSKILLD; translated from the coding sequence ATGTCGAAAGCACCGCTCTACCTTCAGATAAAACAGTTCATAGACGACAATATCACCAGTGGTCACTGGCCAGTGGGTTACCAGATAACCACAGAGCTAGAACTCACTGAACAGTTCAAAGTGAGTCGAATGACAGTGAATAAGGCCATTCGAGATCTGGTGTCTGAAGGTAAGCTAATCAGGAAACCAAGGCTGGGTACTTTTGTTTGTGAACCCGACGAAAAAGCACAATCTCCCCTGCTTGATATCAACAATATCGCGCAAGAGATCAAAGACCGAGGCCAAACGTATGCTAGCCAAGTTATCAAGCACAAGAGCATCAAGGCTGATGAAAGCACCGCCACACGGTTAGGTGTGATGATCAATGCCGAAGTATTCTATAGTGAAATCATCCACTTTGCTGACAAAGCACCGATTCAATTGGAAGCGCGTTGGGTGAACTCTCAAGCTGCTCCCAAATACCTAGAACAAGACTTTTCCACCTCGACACCCAACGAATACCTTTCAAAAAGCTGCCCGTTGAGTGCAATAGAGCACACGGTTGAAGCCATTATTCCTGACTCTCAAATCAGAGCGTCACTAAAGCTATCTGAATCAGAGCCTTGCCTTCTTTTGAATAGAAGAACATGGAGCAAAGAGCGCCTCATCAGCTTTGCATTGCTCTACCATCCTGGCTCTAAGTACAAATTAAGCTCCAAGATACTTCTAGATTAA
- the hutI gene encoding imidazolonepropionase gives MNLILKNARVVSMSSGADGYQPSSPQNIVIENGKIESISCSNHEALASELEQLSIDSSADYITYDCKNKLVTPGLIDCHTHLVFAGNRANEFEQRLNGVSYTDIAKQGGGILATVTATRAAQESELVEMALPRLDGLLRSGVTSIEVKSGYGLTLEDELKMLRAAKALENHRRIKITTTLLAAHAIPPEYKEKPDSYIDLVCQEIIPKAAEQGLADAVDVFCESIGFNLEQTERVFAAAKAHGLAIKGHTEQLSNMGGSALAAKYSALSVDHVEYLDEIGVKALAKSGTVATLLPGAFYFLKETQQPPVALLREHNIPMAIATDLNPGTSPFADLTLMMNMSCTLFGTTPEEALRGVTCHAAAAIGESQTKGKIEIGYAADLAIWNIEHPADLSYQVGVPHLYKRIVNGEVCHDSI, from the coding sequence ATGAATTTGATCCTCAAAAACGCACGAGTGGTCTCCATGAGTTCGGGAGCCGATGGTTATCAGCCCTCTTCCCCTCAAAATATCGTTATCGAAAACGGTAAGATCGAGTCCATCTCTTGTTCAAACCACGAGGCACTTGCTTCTGAATTAGAACAACTGAGCATAGATAGCTCTGCGGATTACATCACCTACGATTGCAAGAACAAGCTAGTAACACCTGGGTTAATTGATTGCCATACTCATCTCGTATTTGCGGGTAATCGTGCCAACGAGTTTGAGCAACGTTTGAATGGTGTGTCTTACACCGACATCGCCAAGCAAGGCGGTGGCATTCTAGCGACAGTCACTGCAACACGCGCAGCACAAGAGTCTGAACTGGTTGAAATGGCGTTACCGAGACTCGATGGTCTGCTAAGAAGTGGCGTGACCAGTATCGAAGTAAAATCTGGTTATGGTTTAACACTTGAAGATGAGCTCAAGATGTTACGTGCAGCCAAAGCGTTAGAGAATCATCGCCGTATTAAGATCACCACCACTCTCCTTGCTGCCCATGCTATTCCACCAGAATATAAAGAGAAACCGGACAGCTATATCGATCTGGTTTGCCAAGAGATCATTCCTAAAGCTGCAGAACAAGGGCTCGCCGACGCGGTTGACGTGTTCTGCGAATCTATCGGCTTCAACCTAGAACAAACCGAACGTGTCTTTGCAGCAGCCAAAGCACACGGGCTCGCGATTAAAGGCCACACTGAACAACTTTCGAATATGGGTGGCAGTGCGCTTGCAGCAAAATACAGCGCACTCTCTGTTGACCATGTTGAATACCTTGATGAAATCGGAGTCAAAGCACTGGCGAAATCAGGCACAGTTGCCACTTTACTTCCCGGTGCTTTCTACTTCTTGAAAGAGACTCAACAACCGCCAGTAGCCCTACTTCGCGAACACAACATTCCAATGGCGATCGCGACCGACCTAAACCCCGGCACCTCTCCTTTTGCAGACCTAACGCTGATGATGAACATGAGCTGCACCTTATTTGGTACGACGCCTGAAGAAGCGCTACGCGGTGTAACTTGTCATGCCGCAGCTGCCATTGGCGAGTCACAAACCAAAGGCAAAATTGAAATTGGTTATGCCGCTGATTTGGCTATCTGGAATATCGAGCACCCTGCCGACTTAAGCTATCAAGTTGGTGTTCCTCATCTGTATAAACGCATTGTTAACGGCGAGGTGTGTCATGACTCAATCTAA
- the hutG gene encoding formimidoylglutamase, with the protein MTQSKSNGIRDNAATTHNFVWTGRNDLEDGALGTRVHHITKQVHSSELSNELTDGAIALVGFASDAGVARNKGRVGAKQAPNLIRQALANMAWHSDAHIADLGDIECNDGQLEVSQKQCASVITNALSTNKVITLGGGHEVAWASFQGLAEHLHQTEHRHKTKHLHKDQSERKPKIGIVNFDAHFDLREFESNIADVKPSSGTPFNQIRDYCHKHQWPFKYACLGVSAASNTKALFNKADQLGVWYEHDRNMTQVNQVAQLVKLQKFIAECDYLYLTIDLDVFPAATAPGVSAPAARGVSYEALAPFLEQIFKHSEKLIIADIAEYNPDYDIDGQTARLAARLCWDIASAMAND; encoded by the coding sequence ATGACTCAATCTAAGTCTAACGGCATCCGAGATAATGCAGCAACCACACATAACTTTGTATGGACTGGGCGTAATGATCTTGAAGATGGCGCACTCGGTACTCGCGTTCATCACATTACCAAACAAGTTCACAGTAGTGAGTTAAGTAACGAGCTTACTGATGGCGCTATCGCCTTAGTTGGCTTTGCCAGCGATGCTGGAGTTGCAAGAAACAAAGGACGCGTAGGCGCGAAACAAGCACCTAACCTAATTCGCCAAGCGTTGGCTAATATGGCTTGGCACAGTGACGCGCACATCGCGGATCTTGGTGATATCGAATGTAATGATGGCCAGCTCGAAGTCAGCCAAAAACAGTGTGCTTCAGTAATTACTAATGCTTTATCAACCAACAAAGTGATTACCCTTGGCGGTGGTCACGAGGTTGCTTGGGCGTCTTTCCAAGGACTTGCTGAGCATTTACACCAAACGGAACACCGACATAAAACTAAACACCTTCATAAAGATCAGTCAGAACGCAAACCTAAGATCGGCATCGTTAACTTTGATGCTCACTTTGATCTTCGTGAATTTGAAAGCAACATCGCCGACGTTAAACCCAGTTCAGGCACGCCTTTTAACCAGATCAGAGATTACTGCCACAAGCACCAATGGCCGTTCAAATACGCTTGCCTTGGCGTGAGTGCTGCCAGCAATACCAAAGCGCTGTTTAACAAAGCCGACCAACTGGGCGTTTGGTATGAACACGACCGAAACATGACCCAAGTTAACCAAGTCGCTCAACTGGTTAAGTTGCAAAAATTCATCGCTGAGTGTGATTACCTCTATCTCACTATCGACCTTGACGTATTCCCAGCGGCGACTGCGCCAGGTGTCAGTGCACCAGCAGCAAGAGGCGTGAGCTATGAAGCACTCGCGCCTTTTCTAGAACAGATTTTCAAACACAGTGAAAAACTCATTATCGCGGACATTGCAGAATACAACCCAGACTACGACATCGATGGCCAAACGGCGCGATTGGCGGCACGTTTGTGTTGGGATATAGCCAGTGCAATGGCCAACGACTAA